One window of Flavobacterium dauae genomic DNA carries:
- a CDS encoding formylglycine-generating enzyme family protein, translating to MNVTKIDIEAIIAEQMIQIPKGTIELRDDRIKEKWTTEIKSFFILKYPVTQDLYLTVTNQNPSTFQGGKLPVETVSWIDAVSFCNALSESLGKDKCYEIDLVTEIVTLNSEANGFRLPTEAEWQFACQAGTKDIRYGVLSEIAWFKENSNNHTQEVGQKMPNDWGLYDMLGNVWEWCTDIYDETVYGSYRVFRGGGWCDQERSVMATTRRRSHPFSFKIDDLGFRIVKNK from the coding sequence ATGAATGTTACAAAGATAGACATAGAAGCAATTATTGCTGAGCAAATGATTCAAATTCCAAAAGGAACAATAGAATTACGTGATGACAGAATAAAAGAAAAATGGACAACAGAGATTAAATCGTTTTTCATTTTAAAATATCCGGTAACACAAGATTTGTATTTAACAGTAACCAATCAAAACCCGAGTACATTTCAAGGCGGCAAGCTCCCGGTTGAAACAGTTTCTTGGATTGATGCAGTAAGTTTTTGTAACGCTCTTTCTGAATCTTTAGGAAAAGATAAATGTTATGAAATTGATTTGGTCACTGAAATTGTAACGCTAAATTCAGAAGCAAATGGATTTCGATTGCCAACAGAAGCAGAGTGGCAATTTGCTTGCCAAGCAGGAACCAAAGACATTAGATATGGAGTATTGAGTGAAATCGCTTGGTTTAAAGAAAACTCCAATAATCACACGCAAGAAGTCGGACAAAAAATGCCTAACGATTGGGGACTGTACGATATGTTGGGAAATGTTTGGGAATGGTGTACAGATATTTATGATGAAACTGTTTACGGCTCTTATCGTGTATTCCGTGGTGGTGGATGGTGCGACCAAGAAAGAAGTGTTATGGCGACAACTCGAAGAAGAAGTCATCCTTTCTCGTTCAAAATAGACGATTTGGGATTCAGAATTGTGAAGAATAAATAA
- the ltrA gene encoding group II intron reverse transcriptase/maturase, whose amino-acid sequence MITRVVHPFNLQRALEHVIANKGSAGIDGVSIRELRKVFSEKKLQLIEAIKQGNYQVQPILGIEIPKGNGKTRLLGVPTTTERVLQQALAQTIAPLFEPEFSNYSYGFRPHKNARQAVGQSRDYIHSGLNHIVDIDLKNFFDEVDHCLLLNLIYQKVKCKATMQLIRKWLRAPIKINGNLRKRRKGVPQGSPLSPLLSNILLHQLDKEMTRRGHKFVRYADDFSIYCKSHNQAKATRVVIEKFLKNKLKLTINEEKSGIRKPIHFTILGFGFVPTYEKGSKNQYQLIVSEKAWKKLKERLKTITRKTTPATFEERIAKIKEVQRGWLNYFQGTSILGKLRDLDGWLRNRLRYCIWHHWKKPERKRKNLIRLGVDQDHAYTWSRTRKGGWAIAQSPILGTTITLQRLKKRGYVSLTELHLQLNPSLCEPPST is encoded by the coding sequence ATGATAACAAGAGTAGTACATCCGTTTAATCTTCAAAGAGCATTGGAACACGTGATTGCCAATAAAGGCAGTGCGGGTATTGATGGTGTTTCTATAAGAGAGCTCCGCAAGGTGTTTTCTGAAAAGAAACTACAACTGATTGAAGCAATCAAACAAGGCAACTACCAAGTACAACCCATTTTAGGTATTGAAATTCCGAAAGGGAATGGGAAAACTCGATTATTGGGTGTTCCCACTACTACAGAACGTGTGTTGCAACAAGCCTTAGCACAAACTATTGCACCACTTTTTGAGCCCGAATTTAGTAATTACAGCTATGGATTTAGACCTCACAAGAATGCCCGACAAGCCGTTGGACAATCTCGGGATTACATCCATTCAGGATTAAACCACATTGTGGATATTGACCTGAAAAACTTCTTTGATGAAGTTGACCACTGTTTATTACTGAATTTAATCTATCAAAAAGTGAAATGCAAAGCTACCATGCAACTCATACGCAAATGGCTCAGAGCACCTATTAAAATCAACGGAAATCTACGAAAGAGAAGAAAAGGCGTTCCGCAAGGAAGCCCTTTAAGTCCATTATTGTCGAACATTTTACTACATCAATTGGATAAGGAAATGACTCGAAGAGGACACAAATTTGTACGTTATGCGGATGATTTTAGTATTTATTGCAAAAGCCACAATCAAGCCAAGGCAACAAGAGTGGTAATTGAAAAGTTTTTGAAAAACAAACTCAAATTAACTATAAATGAAGAAAAGAGCGGTATCAGAAAACCAATCCACTTCACAATTTTGGGTTTTGGATTCGTACCTACGTACGAGAAAGGAAGTAAAAATCAATACCAACTCATTGTATCGGAAAAAGCATGGAAGAAACTAAAAGAACGACTTAAAACAATCACCCGAAAAACCACACCAGCCACATTTGAAGAGCGTATTGCCAAGATAAAAGAAGTGCAACGCGGATGGTTGAACTATTTCCAAGGCACGAGTATTTTGGGCAAATTACGAGATTTAGATGGTTGGCTTCGCAACCGACTGCGCTATTGCATTTGGCATCATTGGAAAAAACCCGAAAGGAAAAGGAAAAACCTGATTCGATTAGGTGTAGACCAAGACCATGCCTACACTTGGAGCAGAACACGGAAAGGCGGTTGGGCAATAGCACAAAGTCCTATTCTAGGCACTACCATTACTTTACAACGCTTGAAGAAAAGAGGATATGTTTCCTTAACTGAATTACATTTACAACTTAACCCATCTCTTTGCGAACCGCCGAGTACGTGA
- a CDS encoding DMP19 family protein → MKRILAIAIFTMSIFNLFGQNKAENDPYWEFDKSKHFKPKLNIGDFFKLTDFDFGWFVLEPISEFIQDEKGELTKGNTLSYGQKALYYWWYVDAQVTNGGFTQFYYNGYGKYVPTIIKSLKYIGDDKMAELVNRSYELYLKENKKIKDARKGGLEAFSNLYKEIKDFDELDDEYYNLNEQTMKKVEKYIRENPNEFCTNENNEEFDLTISGDLKTYYSNNNIKEITPLSNGKVNGIFKSFYENGNPKDEINYIDGEATGERVEYYENGNKKLSISKSDKPKGLLHSEFYDNGNLRSTQIYISKYDRDGKWIQYFSSGQMKSETEFINKEFFVQNCWKEDGTQILKDGTGLYITENTYWEGYTQRNEQEYLNYKRHGKQYTYNNNKLSLYQEMFEGKENGLTKSFDENGNVTEETVYENGKEISRKKLKQ, encoded by the coding sequence ATGAAACGAATTTTAGCAATAGCCATATTTACAATGAGTATTTTTAATTTATTTGGACAAAACAAAGCAGAAAATGACCCTTATTGGGAATTTGATAAATCAAAACATTTCAAACCAAAACTAAATATTGGAGATTTTTTTAAGCTTACTGATTTTGATTTTGGTTGGTTTGTACTTGAACCAATTTCAGAGTTCATTCAAGACGAAAAAGGCGAACTTACTAAAGGAAACACTTTATCCTATGGACAAAAAGCTCTTTATTATTGGTGGTATGTTGATGCTCAAGTTACAAATGGTGGTTTTACACAATTCTACTATAATGGTTATGGAAAATATGTCCCAACAATAATTAAAAGTCTGAAATACATTGGAGATGATAAAATGGCTGAACTGGTTAACAGGTCATACGAACTTTATTTAAAAGAGAATAAAAAGATTAAGGACGCAAGAAAAGGTGGATTAGAAGCATTTAGCAATCTATACAAAGAAATCAAAGACTTTGACGAATTGGATGATGAATATTACAATCTCAATGAACAAACAATGAAAAAAGTTGAGAAATATATTCGCGAAAATCCAAATGAATTCTGTACTAATGAAAATAACGAAGAATTTGATTTGACAATTTCGGGAGACTTAAAAACTTACTATTCAAATAATAATATAAAAGAAATAACTCCACTTTCAAATGGAAAAGTCAATGGAATTTTTAAAAGCTTTTATGAAAATGGAAATCCAAAAGATGAAATCAATTATATAGATGGAGAAGCTACGGGAGAAAGAGTTGAATATTATGAAAATGGAAATAAAAAGTTATCTATATCAAAATCAGATAAACCAAAAGGACTTTTACATTCAGAATTTTACGACAATGGAAATTTAAGATCAACTCAAATTTATATATCAAAATATGATAGAGATGGAAAGTGGATACAATACTTTTCAAGCGGACAAATGAAGAGCGAGACTGAATTTATCAATAAGGAATTTTTCGTGCAAAATTGTTGGAAAGAAGATGGCACTCAGATTCTAAAAGATGGTACAGGTTTGTACATAACTGAAAACACTTATTGGGAAGGCTACACTCAAAGAAATGAACAAGAATATTTAAACTACAAAAGACACGGAAAACAATACACATACAACAACAATAAACTTTCCTTATATCAAGAAATGTTTGAAGGAAAAGAAAACGGACTAACAAAATCATTTGACGAAAATGGAAATGTTACGGAAGAAACCGTTTATGAAAATGGAAAAGAAATATCAAGAAAAAAATTAAAACAATAG
- a CDS encoding IS1182 family transposase encodes MQGRKDFTPQLFYELSLDRLVPVDNFYRRVNQELDLHFLYKSTRNYYGTQGQESIDPVVFFKILLVGYLNNINSDRALIRYCSNCLDVRLFLGYDLNEDLPWHSTISRTRALFGEEVFLQLFQMILGLCVHKDMVRGKRQCVDSAFIKANASMDSLVEKEIIDDVQTYAEELKANSEYQVSTQKKKEVEQHHAWKTEAFKDMPGHRKTVQIDEDGEEIRPKFLSNHTHYSSTDPDAKISTKPGKPRQLNYAGQLAVDDKHHVITGACESTAGSKDSAIFSDIMDQTIANLAQNDIQINEVIADAGYSSGTSLQYCEDHNLNAWIPNFGQYKPNREGFIFNKEENRYECIQEGGNKAFLPYKKTSKDSKGYEKKSYRSSEKACGQCPLRASCCGKVTKFKKLEESIHKPLYDKMHEKLTQNKAYHRRLVKRRSATVEPVLGTLINFFNMKRINSRGMAQANKHVLMSSLSYNLKKYLRFILKIPKALAQVLFLYQGKNLFFINLSNTTSNTSF; translated from the coding sequence ATGCAAGGACGTAAAGATTTCACCCCACAACTTTTCTATGAACTAAGCCTCGATCGGTTAGTTCCAGTCGATAACTTTTATCGCCGCGTAAATCAAGAGCTCGATTTACATTTTCTGTATAAATCTACTCGCAACTATTACGGTACCCAGGGTCAAGAAAGCATTGATCCCGTGGTGTTTTTCAAGATTTTATTGGTTGGCTATTTAAACAACATCAATAGCGACAGAGCCTTGATTCGATATTGCAGTAATTGTTTAGATGTTCGCTTGTTTTTAGGTTACGATTTAAATGAAGATTTGCCTTGGCATTCGACGATAAGCCGAACGCGCGCACTTTTTGGCGAAGAAGTTTTCTTGCAGCTTTTTCAAATGATATTAGGTTTGTGCGTACACAAAGATATGGTTCGAGGCAAACGTCAATGTGTAGACAGCGCTTTTATCAAAGCCAACGCGAGTATGGATAGTTTGGTGGAAAAAGAAATTATCGATGATGTACAAACTTATGCAGAAGAATTGAAAGCGAACTCTGAGTACCAAGTTAGCACTCAAAAGAAAAAAGAAGTAGAACAACATCATGCGTGGAAAACCGAAGCATTTAAAGACATGCCAGGCCATAGAAAGACCGTTCAAATTGATGAAGATGGCGAAGAAATTCGTCCTAAATTTTTAAGCAATCACACCCATTATTCATCTACCGATCCTGATGCGAAAATATCGACCAAACCTGGTAAGCCACGCCAACTGAACTATGCAGGACAGTTAGCAGTAGACGATAAACACCACGTGATTACAGGAGCTTGTGAGAGCACAGCAGGGAGTAAAGACTCGGCAATCTTTAGCGACATTATGGATCAGACAATAGCCAACTTGGCTCAAAATGATATTCAAATCAATGAAGTGATAGCCGATGCAGGTTACAGCAGCGGTACAAGTTTGCAATATTGTGAAGACCATAATCTAAACGCTTGGATCCCCAATTTTGGACAATACAAACCTAACCGCGAAGGCTTTATTTTTAATAAAGAAGAAAACCGATACGAATGTATTCAAGAAGGCGGAAACAAAGCTTTTTTACCTTATAAAAAAACATCAAAAGACAGCAAAGGCTACGAAAAGAAAAGTTACCGAAGCAGTGAAAAAGCCTGTGGACAATGTCCGTTACGAGCAAGTTGTTGTGGTAAAGTAACCAAGTTTAAAAAACTGGAAGAAAGCATTCATAAACCTTTGTACGATAAAATGCACGAAAAACTCACCCAAAATAAAGCGTATCATCGCAGGTTGGTAAAGCGTAGAAGTGCAACAGTAGAACCCGTTTTAGGTACGCTGATTAACTTTTTTAACATGAAGCGTATCAACAGTCGGGGAATGGCGCAGGCAAACAAACATGTATTGATGTCAAGTTTATCGTACAACTTGAAGAAATACCTGCGTTTTATTCTTAAAATTCCCAAAGCTTTAGCCCAAGTTTTGTTCTTATATCAAGGAAAGAACTTGTTTTTTATAAATTTATCTAATACAACATCAAATACTTCATTTTAA
- a CDS encoding VOC family protein, with product MTKLDPMIAVKDVEVSAEWYRNIFGFNITHGGDHFSILTNKDNEIVLCLHAWERDGHPTMKDQSLTAGNGLLLYFRTSDWKKVKRNLEEIEWTVEEEIHLNKNSRRQEFSFRDPDGYFITVTEFHIYEG from the coding sequence ATGACAAAACTTGACCCAATGATTGCCGTAAAAGATGTGGAAGTGAGTGCTGAATGGTATAGAAACATATTTGGATTCAACATTACACACGGTGGAGACCATTTTTCCATTCTAACGAATAAGGACAATGAAATTGTGCTTTGCCTACACGCTTGGGAAAGGGACGGTCACCCAACGATGAAAGACCAAAGTTTAACAGCAGGAAATGGCTTGTTACTTTATTTTAGAACTTCTGATTGGAAGAAAGTGAAGCGTAACCTTGAAGAAATCGAATGGACTGTTGAAGAAGAAATTCACCTAAATAAAAATTCACGCAGACAGGAATTCTCGTTCAGGGACCCCGATGGCTATTTTATAACGGTAACAGAATTTCACATATACGAAGGATAA
- a CDS encoding DUF4180 domain-containing protein: protein MDGKLHANPPLLIQFTVSEHLKKHTPEIEMEINTHEINNIKIAELSSEQILINNIDDGLNLLGNVYYQGFDKVVIHQKNITPDFFELKNRMAGEILQKFSTYRVQLAIVGDFSTFNSKSLKDFIYESNKENQISFVSSTNEAFTKLSGK, encoded by the coding sequence ATGGACGGAAAATTGCACGCAAATCCACCACTACTCATACAGTTTACCGTTAGCGAGCATTTAAAAAAACATACGCCAGAGATTGAAATGGAAATAAACACACACGAGATAAATAATATAAAGATTGCTGAACTTTCATCAGAACAAATCCTTATAAACAACATAGATGATGGACTGAATTTATTAGGAAACGTTTACTATCAAGGATTCGATAAAGTTGTCATTCATCAAAAAAATATTACTCCAGACTTTTTTGAACTCAAAAATCGAATGGCGGGAGAAATCCTTCAAAAATTTTCAACTTATCGTGTTCAATTGGCTATTGTGGGGGATTTTTCGACATTCAACAGCAAGAGCCTAAAAGATTTCATATATGAAAGCAATAAGGAAAACCAAATTAGCTTTGTTTCATCAACGAATGAAGCATTTACAAAATTATCAGGGAAATGA
- a CDS encoding T9SS type A sorting domain-containing protein — MKRILHCLLSTTIFFCGFWGYSQESNLFKPTLWLSSPQKVNDTLPEFDRLNFHKDLGLTKGTLWSSSKKINRPQHLFLVYKSKKKENLVSFMGEKRAVFLEGKSLRLNDSVDLNGYNESYGELLDVRFSNIEEGRFWMNPELKDSRIFELVLTDQKSVSAANEIRTYLSLKYGIDLIDYKQYTYNDKELWDGGKKAFNHHIFGLASMRRFNLYPFQSMHSKDGDLILSLSKEQRRPMDEGSYVLAGSNGKSLTFDRKSKLSRKEWLVQTNKEQVTINLSIPLSKLGAPDNSFNDYELLVGTDSKNTLKYTGVPKDTLLVFSNVVFSNGNNNIIRLKEHPSNIKFEEENNCGQFRLKIKAPSVLSNYSVTIHDDKKNEVLASLNINETYTINNSTSTYFDVTVAYNGKKVVKRFETPITELNPTEVEKFYTLENGEVTISLKNTGNLSYHWFSNNNEIAQGNEVTLRAEGTYSVKIANDTGCSITQAFSVGADFNDEGWRVYPNPATANEDINVLFNLAEKSNVNIALYDNGGRLVKTTALGTVQNETVNLGKLPLSYGVYIVVAYINELPQIKKIIIK, encoded by the coding sequence ATGAAAAGAATATTACACTGCTTACTAAGCACTACGATCTTCTTTTGCGGTTTTTGGGGATATTCCCAAGAAAGCAATTTGTTTAAACCTACTCTTTGGTTATCCAGTCCGCAAAAAGTAAATGACACCCTGCCGGAATTCGACCGGTTGAACTTCCACAAAGATTTAGGATTGACCAAAGGAACACTTTGGAGTTCTTCAAAAAAAATCAACAGGCCACAACATCTGTTTCTGGTTTACAAATCTAAAAAGAAAGAGAACCTTGTATCCTTTATGGGAGAAAAGCGTGCCGTATTCTTGGAAGGCAAAAGCCTCCGTTTAAATGATTCGGTTGACCTAAATGGCTATAACGAATCATACGGTGAACTACTGGATGTCCGGTTCTCCAATATTGAAGAAGGCAGGTTTTGGATGAACCCCGAACTTAAAGATTCACGGATATTCGAACTGGTGCTGACCGATCAGAAATCGGTTTCCGCCGCCAATGAAATCAGAACCTACCTCAGTCTTAAATATGGTATCGACCTGATTGACTACAAGCAATATACTTATAACGACAAGGAATTGTGGGACGGTGGAAAGAAAGCTTTCAACCACCACATTTTCGGGCTTGCTTCGATGCGTCGTTTCAACTTGTACCCATTCCAAAGCATGCATTCGAAAGATGGCGACCTGATCCTATCCCTTTCCAAAGAACAACGCAGACCTATGGATGAAGGTTCATATGTTCTGGCAGGGAGTAATGGAAAAAGTCTGACGTTCGACAGAAAATCAAAACTAAGCCGCAAAGAATGGCTGGTGCAGACCAATAAGGAACAGGTAACAATTAACCTTTCCATTCCGCTAAGCAAACTGGGAGCCCCCGATAATTCATTTAACGATTACGAACTGTTGGTAGGGACAGATAGTAAAAATACCCTAAAATATACCGGTGTTCCTAAAGATACCCTGCTTGTTTTCAGTAATGTTGTTTTTAGTAACGGTAACAACAACATCATCCGCTTAAAGGAACATCCTTCCAATATAAAATTCGAAGAAGAAAACAACTGCGGTCAGTTCCGCCTGAAAATAAAAGCTCCTTCAGTCCTTTCCAACTACTCTGTAACAATACACGACGATAAAAAAAATGAAGTTCTGGCTTCATTAAACATTAATGAAACCTATACAATCAATAACAGTACTTCTACTTATTTTGACGTAACCGTTGCCTACAATGGCAAAAAGGTTGTAAAAAGGTTTGAAACCCCGATAACTGAACTTAATCCTACTGAGGTTGAGAAATTCTATACGCTGGAAAATGGCGAAGTTACCATTTCGCTGAAAAACACCGGCAACCTTAGCTACCATTGGTTTAGTAACAATAATGAAATAGCACAGGGAAATGAAGTAACCTTGCGTGCAGAAGGAACCTACAGCGTAAAAATAGCCAACGATACAGGCTGTTCGATAACGCAGGCATTCAGCGTAGGTGCGGACTTTAACGACGAAGGCTGGCGGGTATATCCCAATCCAGCTACTGCAAACGAAGATATTAATGTGCTGTTCAACCTTGCCGAAAAATCAAACGTTAACATCGCACTTTATGACAATGGTGGCAGATTGGTAAAAACGACCGCTTTGGGAACCGTTCAGAACGAAACCGTAAACCTTGGCAAGCTACCACTTTCATACGGGGTTTATATTGTTGTAGCCTATATCAATGAGCTTCCCCAAATCAAAAAAATCATTATAAAATAA
- a CDS encoding alpha-ketoglutarate-dependent dioxygenase AlkB family protein codes for MDLFENSIDKTKNWLPKDGMVNYHGKLFERQRADHYFECLLNTIEWRNDEAIIFGKKIITKRKVAWYGDKPFEYTYSNTSKYALPWTEELLTLKTAIEKETDETFNSCLLNLYHSGSEGMAWHSDGETDLKKNGAIGSLTFGSERKFVFKHKQTKEKVEMILEHGSLLVMKDTTQTHWLHRLPPTKKVAKPRVNLTFRTIVE; via the coding sequence ATGGATTTATTTGAGAACAGTATAGACAAAACAAAAAATTGGCTGCCCAAAGATGGAATGGTTAATTATCATGGTAAATTGTTTGAACGACAACGAGCGGATCATTATTTTGAATGCTTGCTCAACACTATTGAATGGCGAAATGACGAAGCCATTATTTTTGGCAAGAAAATCATAACAAAACGTAAGGTAGCTTGGTATGGCGACAAGCCATTTGAATACACCTACTCCAACACTTCAAAATATGCTTTGCCTTGGACTGAAGAATTATTAACACTCAAAACCGCAATAGAAAAAGAAACAGACGAAACTTTTAATTCCTGCTTATTGAACCTGTACCACAGTGGAAGCGAAGGAATGGCGTGGCACAGCGACGGAGAAACGGACTTGAAGAAAAACGGAGCAATCGGCTCCCTAACTTTTGGATCAGAACGGAAGTTTGTTTTCAAACATAAGCAGACCAAAGAAAAAGTAGAAATGATTTTAGAACACGGCAGTTTGTTGGTAATGAAAGACACCACACAAACACACTGGTTGCACCGACTTCCACCAACAAAAAAAGTAGCCAAACCGAGAGTGAATTTAACTTTTAGAACAATTGTGGAATAA
- a CDS encoding SDR family oxidoreductase has protein sequence MQRFKGKYALITGGTNGMGFATAQQFISEGGKVIITGRSAETVNQAVEKLGASSLGIVSNAANMKDIFSLPEQVKQYTENIDLLFVNAGYGKFASVESADETHFDELFDMLVKGTFFTVQQVLPLMKGGSAIVLNTSVVTEMVVPHFSVYSAAKSAVQSFIKTFAAELTEKSIRVNGISPGYIKTNGFNNTGLSPEQIEEAIQSIVSTIPFQRFGQPSEIANAVLFLASQEASYIHGTELTVDAGISVIK, from the coding sequence ATGCAAAGATTTAAAGGTAAATACGCACTTATCACAGGCGGAACAAACGGAATGGGTTTTGCCACAGCCCAACAATTCATTAGTGAAGGAGGTAAAGTAATCATAACCGGTCGAAGCGCCGAAACGGTAAACCAAGCCGTAGAAAAACTGGGAGCCAGTTCTTTAGGGATCGTTTCGAATGCGGCAAATATGAAAGATATTTTCAGCTTGCCGGAACAAGTAAAACAATATACCGAAAACATTGATTTACTCTTTGTAAATGCTGGTTATGGGAAATTTGCATCGGTGGAAAGTGCAGATGAAACCCATTTTGACGAGCTGTTTGATATGTTGGTGAAAGGCACATTCTTTACTGTTCAGCAAGTACTGCCGTTGATGAAAGGTGGAAGTGCCATCGTACTCAATACTTCAGTGGTTACGGAAATGGTCGTGCCACATTTTTCTGTTTATTCGGCAGCAAAATCTGCCGTGCAATCCTTTATCAAGACCTTTGCGGCAGAACTTACGGAAAAAAGTATTCGCGTAAACGGAATTAGTCCCGGATACATCAAAACCAACGGATTCAACAACACGGGTTTAAGCCCTGAACAAATTGAAGAGGCGATACAAAGCATTGTTTCTACGATACCCTTCCAAAGATTTGGTCAGCCTTCGGAAATTGCTAATGCCGTATTATTTCTTGCTTCTCAGGAGGCCTCATATATTCACGGAACGGAACTAACAGTAGATGCGGGAATTTCAGTAATAAAATGA
- a CDS encoding GNAT family N-acetyltransferase — protein sequence MSEEELSQLSLILLDEAHTIKPFDCEDIDLNEFLFEKAKLYKQEFLATTFILENEEQTVAYYSIFNDSLKVEEEGFASKSAFNRFLRDLVSHPKRHLKSFPALKIGRLGIDKNFKGKGLGKLIVNNIINDTLELNEKQACKLITVDAYNQSLHFYEKLNFEYLTENDKDEETRQMYLDLTSL from the coding sequence GTGTCAGAAGAAGAATTATCGCAACTTTCCTTAATTTTACTAGATGAAGCTCACACAATTAAACCTTTTGATTGTGAAGATATTGATTTGAATGAATTTTTATTTGAAAAAGCAAAACTCTATAAACAAGAATTTTTAGCCACTACATTTATCTTAGAAAACGAGGAACAAACTGTTGCCTACTATAGTATATTTAACGATAGTTTAAAAGTGGAAGAAGAGGGTTTTGCAAGCAAAAGTGCTTTTAACAGATTTCTTAGAGATTTAGTAAGTCATCCAAAACGACACTTAAAATCATTTCCCGCTCTTAAAATAGGGAGATTAGGTATAGATAAAAATTTTAAAGGAAAAGGATTAGGAAAACTAATTGTTAATAACATAATAAACGACACTTTAGAATTAAACGAAAAGCAAGCGTGTAAACTAATTACTGTAGACGCATACAATCAATCTTTACATTTTTATGAAAAGTTAAATTTCGAATATTTAACTGAAAATGATAAAGATGAAGAAACAAGACAAATGTATCTTGATTTAACATCATTATAA
- a CDS encoding Ada metal-binding domain-containing protein, producing MIRHCEISDRDLHHKLRHNEICFGGNLKLKIYGTLSCKSGKRMKRNNRVFFTSENEAIEKGFRPCGHCMKEKYQKWRNGFI from the coding sequence ATGATAAGGCATTGTGAAATATCTGATCGCGATTTGCATCACAAACTCAGGCACAACGAAATTTGTTTTGGAGGAAATCTCAAACTGAAAATTTACGGAACTTTGTCTTGCAAATCAGGGAAACGAATGAAAAGGAATAACAGAGTTTTCTTCACATCAGAAAATGAAGCGATTGAAAAGGGTTTTCGCCCTTGCGGACATTGCATGAAAGAAAAATACCAAAAATGGAGAAATGGATTTATTTGA
- a CDS encoding 2OG-Fe(II) oxygenase, protein MKQRLQKINWESVANNMHEKGFSVITNLLTDEECNELVQNYTQPNTYRKTVMMERYRFGLGEYKYFDYPLPNIIHQIRTEMYPHLAPIANLWFKALKMDTKFPLNHAEFLEECHKNGQQKATVLILKYGKGGYNTLHQDLYGEIYFPIQTVLFLNEPDKDYTGGEFVLTQQIPRAQSKAIVLKPKKGDLLVFTTNFKPEKGKKGYYRVNMKHGVSEVHSGKRYTLGIIFHDATN, encoded by the coding sequence ATGAAGCAAAGACTACAAAAAATAAATTGGGAATCCGTTGCCAATAATATGCACGAAAAAGGTTTCTCAGTAATCACAAACTTGCTTACAGATGAAGAATGTAACGAACTGGTACAAAATTATACCCAACCAAATACATACAGAAAAACAGTAATGATGGAGCGCTACCGTTTTGGTTTGGGCGAATACAAATATTTCGACTATCCGTTGCCCAACATCATTCATCAAATCAGAACTGAAATGTATCCGCATCTAGCGCCTATTGCAAATCTTTGGTTTAAGGCGTTAAAAATGGATACAAAATTCCCATTAAATCATGCTGAATTTTTAGAAGAATGCCATAAAAATGGGCAGCAAAAAGCTACGGTTTTAATTTTGAAATATGGTAAAGGCGGATATAATACGTTACATCAAGATTTATACGGGGAAATTTATTTCCCCATACAAACGGTCTTATTTTTGAACGAACCGGACAAGGATTATACAGGCGGAGAATTTGTATTAACGCAGCAAATACCCAGAGCACAATCCAAAGCCATCGTGCTAAAACCAAAGAAAGGCGATTTATTGGTTTTCACTACCAACTTCAAACCCGAAAAAGGCAAAAAAGGCTATTATCGGGTAAATATGAAACACGGTGTAAGTGAGGTTCACAGTGGGAAACGCTACACTTTGGGTATTATTTTTCACGATGCGACAAATTAA